AGCTCCAGGCCGGAACTGCCGCCCGACATACCGAGCCCGGCCGCCGATGAGGTACCGTCCCGGCGCGAAAGGGCGCACACCTGTAAGCGAAAAatcagacaaaacaaaaacgaaagcatTAGCAACGGCTGTTAGGATCGGGCAGGCAGTAGTCTGAGTGTGTGGGGCCACGATTTACGACCCTCCCAAGGGAAAACCAGAGAAGAGGGGTGAGGGGAAGCGCGTGTTTGCGCTTGGAGCAGACAAAATACACTTGCGCTTTCTTGGATTGGCCGTAGAATGGGTTAAGTACACAGGAGATAGCAGAAAATCAAACAGCACACCACCTGCACAAGATGCGCCGCCCAACCGCTCGtacacagaaacaaaaaaaaaacacacacacacgcggcacCGCGTAATCTTACTGTTTATATTTGCACTCTAATTGAAATGGCTCGAGCACAGCTTCCGAATGCCACGGATGCTGGCCCAAGATTAATCGCTAACAAAGACCGATTGACTGATAGGTCGGCCCGGCACATTCCCGGTGAAAGCAAAATCCACCGGTTCGTTACGGGGTTTACTTTTAAGAAGCGCTTCGGTCGGCTCCACGGAACTGCCAGCAAATTCGCACGACCTTTGCAATCCGTCCAAGGACAGTGAGAAGCAATCTCAAACTTGTGCTGGTCGCAGCACTTTGCTTCGAACGGCAACAAgagtaacaaacaaacaaaataaaataagaatgTCCAACGATAGGGGATGGAACTGGTTacagcatttttttgtcaaacgacgttccgatttttttctttcttaacTCCTTGATGTAGCGCCAACGTTAATGGAAGCCttaacaaataacaacaacaaacttaaAGGAACTCACGTcacaaagacacacacacacacacatggtcCTTGGGGTGCGATAATTTATGATGCAAAGATCCCAACTTTGCAAACAACTTTTGGCTCAACTGAAGAAGCGCCGGGCGAAATTACATCATCGTGGCGCACGGAACTTCATCGTCGTTTTCGGAGCGGAAAGTTTACTGACACGTAAAATCGTGACACAGTGGCCACACCAAGGGCCAGCACCATCTGTTGACACATTTTGACGATTGTCTGTGAGCAGCCGAGTCGAGAATCGAATTCCGCTCCGGTCGTTTCTGGTCCACGAAACTACAAACTTCGCATATCACACGAACTACTTGGGGGAGTGGGGAGGGTGTGGGGGGGCGGTTGGTTTGGAACTTTATCAAAACATCGTTAGCATGAACGAGCAAAAAAGTTTCGAgcattttattggttttttttttgtacttgcGTGTTAGAGCAGTGATCACTTGCACAGCACTAGTGCCGCCCAGTGTTAGGTCACCACACCAGTGTGGCGGCGTTTAGGTTCTTCGAACGGCACGTCCGCCTCGGGTAAAACATCTTAAAAGTATATCAACTCCTTCCCAGCTAACAGCAGCCGAATGCTAATCAACTCGGAGGTTCGGAGAGATGTTCGTGCGGCGAAGGAATGTTGATTAGAACCGTGCATTAGTGGCATCGTTGCTAATTCTTCGGCTGAGAACGATGGCCGACGATCCTATCGTTTGTGCTACATCTCGGGGCAGATGTGTCCCGTGGATATGATGGAAACAGGGCTAACGATATCCACAAAGTCCCTTCAACAATCCTGCCCTCCTCCTTTGTTCGTTCTCTCACCTCCGGCCAATGTTCTACAATCCGTCTATTTCCTCGCTTGAGTTCGCAAGCACGTCCTTCCCCGCTGTCCGGACCATGGTACACAGAGTGGCGCtgccaaaaatggcaaaattaTGATTGATATGGGAACGTTTAATGTCCACCCGGCCGGTCCAACCAGTGACAGTGGCATGGAGACGGATGAATGATGAAATCAACGCTACATCACCGAAACCGCACAAGTTAGCCGAATGTGTCCAGTAGCGCACAACATATGTTTAGGGGGTCTCGCCATCGAATGGTGATGGTACACCGGTTTCTGGTTCGCTTGTTCGCTATGGCACGTCTGGTTGGGTTGATAGTTTTATGAGACATTCCGACATTCGTCGCCCGCCTTCCCTCGCTCCAAATCGCGGGAAACGGACGGCACGAAATTGTAACGGTCGGACAGAACTAATGAGATCGCATACGCGTTCGCGTCGGAAGCGGCAGCAATTGTTGATGGCAGCATGAGCTCGTGATTGAATgctaaaatgaaagaaataaattgtcCGATAGACGCTGGCATCGGGCATCGTAACTCACGCACAGACCAAAGCAACCACCGGAGCGTTGTGATGGAGTGGTACAGAATCAATCACCCCCTTTTTAAGAAGGACGAAACGGCAAACGTTTGTGACTTGACTCCTGCACATCCACAGTACACACGAAAAAGTACGCATTCCCGGACGTTTCAAGCATTTGTTCGGGACTGTAGGGCACCAACATTCTGTAGTTAGTTTTCTTCAAGTGAGGATTCCaatcgcgaaaaaaaaacccccctgaTGCTACGGGAAACGTACGACCATAGTCTACGGGTCCCTCTCTCCCACAAACCAACTCACTTCACAGCATCCTCGAATTTTCGAGTGTTTCATTAAACAAAAGTCGGccgtaaaaaagaaaaacgcgcCCTGGAAAAACCCAAAAGCCGACCAGTACACCACTTGAACACACAGCAATTGAAGGATGCTCGGAACCCGCAACTTCCGTTCTTAACCGTACGCACAGCGTTTtgcgaaaaagaaacgaaaaataaaacaaacgaaaccgacCGTCGGCGGGAAAATTGTGCCGAGCATTTTCGAGTGGTGCTGCTCCTGGTTTTTGGAAAACTGTTCCGGTCGCATTCAATCAGAAGGAGAACCATGGAATATAATTTATAGAATTAAAGCCAAGGCAGACACTCATCAAACAACAGCGGTGGCGAAAAACGGGCgatattttgaagaaaattatacACCGACCCGTAAACGATAGGGATGATGAAGGAAAGCCACCAATTTTGCCATGACTGTCTTCTGGGTGGTTGAAGAATAATTCAGCAAAAGCGCAAGGGGCGTGGTGGAACGGGTGGCGGATGTGGTAGAAATTTTAATCAAGAAATTCATTCCATGCTCTCAGCAATTGAAGATAGCCCTGATGGGGGTGCGCGATGAAAACCGCAGCGAAAAACTTATTAGCGGTTGGGTTACATTTTCCACAGCGTCCACTCTCGGGTGAGTATCATTGGTTGGGCCAGACGACCCATGACGGAACATTTCCTTTCCGGAacttttttgttaaatgttgtACGCAACAGAAATTGAGCACTGTGTACGAAATTGAGGAAACCTTTTCAGTTTCCTGTAATGGGCTAAGGTCACACAGATATCTGTGTTCTTCTTGATGATTAGAACTAGTATTTCGTAAGGTTTCAAAccaatgttttacaaaaattattttatggtGATATTTTAAGTAAAGAGAACTGGACACAGACCAGACCAGAGGCAGTGTTAAAAacatgaggaatttcataagGAATTACCGCTAAGCATTAGACTGCAGTTCCATAATGTTTCTTAAAGAGGAGGATCAAACGATCATGCAGGCGGTAGAGATCTTTTGATTACAGATAACCACAGCAGAAATCATATCCGTAGCGATGTCATCAACAGTCAGATGAATAAACAGATGGATAAAGGAATGTTTGAAGTCTTCCCGCACTGATCAGGACATTTAGAACATTCAGAATTCCAGTGTCAGTCTAGAACATCATCACTACCTCCAACACGACCTTACTTGTACCAATTTTTTGATCATTTAACTCCGGTAAAACATTTCCCAAATACGCCTGCGATACATACAGGCCCTTATTGGCCAttctaaaataaatttggacaAAGGTTCTAAGACTTCCGAGGCGAAATATTCGATGCGTGTTATTCATTTTGCtacaaaaataagaaaaaagaatGATAAATACTCCCACCATTTCATCTTACCTGATCCGGACAGTAGTAACCAAAGCCGATGATACCGGCAATGGTGAGAAACAGACAGAAGATGATGATCGGTCGCCGGAACCTCCAGCGGGGCTCCATCTTCTTGATTTCGTACACTCCACTGGACAGTAGCAATGTCAGATCACTATCTACCTTCACGGAAATGCTCTTTTTCATATCCAACGAAGGGATCATTACCTTCTTCATTTGCGCGGTCAATTGTGTACTACACGCGTGGAGGTGTGTATATGAGTTGAGTCTTTAATAGTTGCTCCcgtttatgtgtttttgttttcttctctcgcGCTATCGGACACTACTCCGGTTTGCATGTGTGCCACTGCACGCTTCGCAGCTGATTCTTCACTTTCCCTCTCGCTTGCGTTCGGAGGGTGATGTTTCGACCGTATCACACGGATGCACACGCGGTACCAGCCAATGCACGGGGATGCGGGGGGAAACGTACACAACGAGGTGATAATGATATGATTGGAAGGCCGGCAACGACAACAATTGCATGGGAATAACCACACCAGACACCCTCGCTTTCTGATCGTAACACTAAACACCCAGCCAGTCGATGAACTCTGGTTACAGGTAGGGGGTGTGTTTCAGACAGATCGGAAAGCTACCACGCCACACAACCCGTTGGCATATCGTtgcggaacaaaacaaacgcggCACGTTATGTCAGAGCGCACTGTTTTTCTTCACGGCCTGCTGAGCTATTTCCCATCCACCGCAATGCATGTGTGCGTATTGACTTGTTGGGGGgattgttttatgctttttacTTCTTCTAAGAAATGACCTTCGAACTACACACGGCACggagaaacaaacacactgagTGAGTCACCCAAAACAGGGACGAAACTGGAACACTGCACCTTTTGACTTCTGTGAAacttgtgtgtgtatgtttctttttttttttgtgatgaaacgATCGATGCTCCCGCATACGTTCTCCCACCAACGCGCTAACCCAAGGACCGCATAACACTACCCTGTGCGATGTTTACCACCACACAACATCGTCTCGATTGCATCGTACGTGAAAGCAGGGGCTCGGACCCATCGAAAATTAACACCCCAAAAAGGCTTCTCCACACACATCTATCGGTACATTCGCTTCCATCTCCATTTCTCTATCTTTGATTGTTACTTAACGCCAAATTCGGAACCCTTCTTCGCATCGCCATCTAGGGCCGCGTAGGACACATCGTGCGAACGGTGTGGGGCACACAGCTAGAGAGAgcgactaaaaaaaaacttttggcCTTCACCGATGGATGTGATTTCGGTTCCCAGAAGGAGAATCTTCGTCTCGTAGTTCTGGTTTCACCACcgacaacacaacacacactccgTCTCCTCGTacgtgcgagtgtgtgtacgCTTGTGCTGGGTAACAACAGCGCAGCAatgatgctttgttttgctcgtaTTTTACACACTATCTCAGCCGGATTACTGTTTTCGGACAATTTCTCTAGCAcgggaaaacacaaacacaccgagtGCACCGTAGCACTGAACAAAAGGCACGCGCCTTTGCCGAAAGGGATACGCACTGCGAAAGCTTTTTGGTATTTTTGGCTCAAGAACAACCCGTACGATGACCGCGCGCGGAGAACCGTTCCTCGAGGTTCCTTCGAGTTTCGCGGAATTTGTTTGACTGTGTCCGTCCGCAGTGCACAGAACGGAGTCAACTTCGCGGCTCGATTGGCTACCAACACATTGACACGCAAATGTGACAGTTCTCAACACCACACAACCTTTCGGAAACGGCGAcaacgttttgtttggtggatgttttttgtttcctacgCCATGATTTGTCTTGTTTTATGATTTAGAAGCTTAGATAAACTCCCAAAGGTTACTTAAAAAAGGTTTTACTATACATTTCTTGTAGAAGTCTTCGAATATTTACGACGAATGCATCAAATTTTTGGCCTTGTATCGAAACGACTTTCGAACATCGTTCGGAGAAATGTCATTTGGTTGTCATTTTGTATCCCGGTGAAAAAGCTCTGCGAATTGcgcgataaacaaacaacggaCAAATGATTTGttcgtttctattttttttacatcagaTAACCCATATAAAGCTAAGAATTCTTTTCATAAGGCACATTGCTAGCTTATTAGCtcgtaaataaaacattccgcTTACATTTAATGATAATGCATGGAAACTTTTTACATTGATGGAAGATGAAACATATCCATAGAAGGAAAAGATAACATTACACACAAATCAACGGTATAGTTTGTTAAATGGATGTATCATGCACATGATCAAAGATGGACTTTCTGATTAAATACTGCTACTAATGGTGGGAAGGGCCAGATACGTGCGTATCTATATCTATCGTAATTTATACGTACAAATGAACTGACGACACTGCACCGGGTAGAAGACATGGAGCGAATCATAAAATTTCTTCCAAAGAACTTCACCTGTgcggtttgtttcgtttcagaACTTATTCATGTGCTGCACACAACAGCTTggagcgaaaggaaaagcgaaCGCCACGCTTGTTTAGGTACATTAAGGGGACACTTTTCCCCAGTGCCCAAGCTTACGCACGCAGAAAAGGCACGTGTCATGCACGTAGCTAACGGACAGCAATTAACATGAAATGATAATCCGTTAAACAAATGGGCAGCAATGATGCGACAATCGCATCGCTCGCATTGTATACACTCTGTGGATTAATTACCCCCCTGTGTTCCCATCAGAGAATCGTCTTACAagacaaaaacataaaaatgctcTCCCGATGCCGACCGGAAGCATTCAAAATGTTTCACACAATCGTGCAGTGCGTTCTGTTTTTCGTTATCGTTTACTGCTACCGGTTATGGCAGAACCGTCGAACGCGGGTGTTGCTGGGTCGTGTGCCTGGCCCATCGAATTTACCTCTCATCGGTTCGATGTATGTCATCCCCGGTCGGGATACATCTCGATATCTTAAAACATTGATCGATTTGGCCGGCACGTTTGGATCCCCGTGCTGCATCTGGCTCGGACCTGTACCGGTAGTGATCGTTAGTACGGCTGACCATGCTCGAATAATACTGACCTCACCAGCAACCTTGGAGAAAGCGAGCTTCTATCGCTTTACACCGCTACAGGGCATCTTTTCACTTCCGGCACATAAATGGCGCGCCCATCGGAAAATGATTCAACCGAGCTTTAATCAGTCCATTTTGCGCAACTTTATACCACTGTTTGAGCAAAAGGCTGAGGCGATGGTGTGTGGGCTATCCGAAATGGTGGAGAATGGTGAACTGTTTGATATCTATCGCTTTACCGCCCGTTGCACGTTGGATATGATTTTTGGTAAGTAACGGTTAAGAATCGGTATGTCGAATTTCTTGTatattctttctttctcttttagcCACCACACTGGGAACTGATATGCACATTCAGGAAACTGCTGCTTGTACCTATTTGGATGTACTGGAGGAGTAAGTGATTCATCTCATCTTCTCCCTACAATCTCAAGTCTAAAgtgttccttttgttttgccaggTTATTCGAAATCGTAACCATTCGTGCGGTCAACATTTTCCTTCATCCTCAGTGGCTTTACCGATGGACCTCCGTGTATCGCAAAGAGGTGAAAGCATTGGAAGAATTTTGCCGTCCATCGAAAACAATTCTGTACGAGAAACGAACGCCTCGAACAGTGACCACAAGTGGCAACCAGTTCGGTCTAGTTGATCAGCTGCAAAGCTCAACACTCGATAACGAAGCCGTAGAGCACGAGCTTAACACCATTATCTTCGCCGGCAATGAGACAAGTGCCATGACCGTGGCCAACACCATCCTGCTGTTGGCAACGCACCCGAATGTTCAGGAAAAACTTTACCAGGAGCTGCGAGTTCAGTGTGGACCCGAGGTGGAAAACATTGGCTACGAAACTTTGAACCGCCTCACCTACATGGAGATGGTACTGAAGGAGTCGTTGCGATTGCTACCAATTGCAGCCGTAATTGGACGAAGAACGTCGGAGGAACTCGATCTGGGTGGTTATCGCCTACCAGCCGGTATCGACATCATAATCGACATATTCGATATTCATCGCAATCCTGCTTACTGGGGCCATGATGCCGATCGCTTTCGACCGGAACGGTTCGAAGCGCTCCAGTATGATCGGTTTGCACTGCTGCCTTTCAGTGCCGGGTCGAGGAATTGTATCGGTTTGCGGTATGCTTGGCTGTCGATGAAGACTATGCTGCTGAAGGTACTCACACGCTACCGCATTGAAACAGATCTCAAGTTGGAAGATTTGTCCACCAAAATTGCTCTTACGATGAAGATTACCAACGGACATATGGTGCGCCTGAAACGGAGACAATAAACACACTGGTTGCCAATGCGGAATGGACGTGTTGATTTCTATTTTTCAGCTTCTTCACTCATGCTTTCAATTTTAGCTTTCACATCGTCCGGAATTTCCAGCTGCTTCAGATTATCCTCCccgatttcttcttccgttcTGCGAAGCAAATTGAACCGTATTAGTAATCAGCGTTTTATCACGCAACGATATACACTTACCTTATCAATATGTCCACCACGTTCTCTACCGCGTTCAGTACAACCTTGTCTCCCTCCGGGCTGCATTCAAATTTGTGCAACTCGCGCAAAATCTCGTACGTACCGTGTTCCCGCAAATACAACCTACCCTTACGCGTAGCACACAGCTGCGCTAATGATTCTACCAGCATCTTGCGCACATCTGGGTCTTCCTCGCGCTTCTTATCCGGCCCAAGGTATTGCAAATCTACTGGCAGCTTATCGTTCGTCTCATCGTCCAGCTCCTCCGGTCCGGCGAGTGGCAACAGGATGAACGGCAGCACGTTCATTTCCTCGCTCAACAGCCATTCGTGCACGGACGAATCGAAGCAgacatttttaagcaaaccgaCAGCACCACCCCGACGCACAATGCTGCCCTCGTGGTGTACGAAGGGCAGCAACCGTCTCAACAGTCCCGTCACCTGATTACAGAACACTTCTCGACCCGCCTTACTCTGCGACACGTTGCTAAACAGTGGACCGAGGTAATTAAGATGGCACTTTTGCTTGTTGTAGTTAATGCGCGTAAAGCACGTGGTTAGCTTTTCCAAGGCAAACTCTATCGCTAGCAAACGGTTCAACACCCGCTCGACGAGATGCTCGGGACGGGTGATATTGCACAGCACCATGCACCAGGCATCGCTTAGTTTGCAGCTTTCATCCAGTACCGCTTCGTAAGCTATTGGAACCAATCGTTCGCAGAGCTAAAAGTATATCGTTCAAATAAATTCAGCCTTGTTTTGGAAGAACGCTTTCTAATGCGGCGAACATCCAGAATACCTTATCAACTACCACAGCAGCACCGGTCTCTTCTGCAGTGATGttaacgaaacacaaaacagcatCCTTCGCTACGGATTCGTCCGTTGTTAAGTCAAGCACATTATCCAgcagtgtttcatttttaactAGCAGTTTTATACCTTCCACTGAGCCAGTAAGACCTGAAAGGAAAATGCGTCCATTATCACATCACAGCACATAAACTTCCCTCGATATGCATACTTACCTAGCACGTGTGAGAGCGATACAACCCTTAGATCGAGACGCGCACTTTTGGATAAAAAGGGAACTATTTCTTCTAGTGCTTccattttagaaaaaaaaacaacaaaaggaaagtaaagttgcgttaaaattaaaaccggTTGGAAGATTACAAATTGCccttgaaattttgatttgttttgatggagCACATGCGGTTTGTTTTGACGCAAATGGGATTCAGTTGGCCTGCTCGGATGACATGTTGTGAAATGAATTCACGTAAATTtgattgaataataaattagCGTGCATGAATTAAATTCTACTGGTTACTGGTTAGATATTAAAGtgataacaaataataaaaaaaacacagaacaaaacattcaattagaATCTAACGCATGCAAGACGACCACTGTACCGCTCTGTGTG
This region of Anopheles marshallii chromosome 2, idAnoMarsDA_429_01, whole genome shotgun sequence genomic DNA includes:
- the LOC128708083 gene encoding protein HGH1 homolog — translated: MEALEEIVPFLSKSARLDLRVVSLSHVLGLTGSVEGIKLLVKNETLLDNVLDLTTDESVAKDAVLCFVNITAEETGAAVVVDKLCERLVPIAYEAVLDESCKLSDAWCMVLCNITRPEHLVERVLNRLLAIEFALEKLTTCFTRINYNKQKCHLNYLGPLFSNVSQSKAGREVFCNQVTGLLRRLLPFVHHEGSIVRRGGAVGLLKNVCFDSSVHEWLLSEEMNVLPFILLPLAGPEELDDETNDKLPVDLQYLGPDKKREEDPDVRKMLVESLAQLCATRKGRLYLREHGTYEILRELHKFECSPEGDKVVLNAVENVVDILIRTEEEIGEDNLKQLEIPDDVKAKIESMSEEAEK
- the LOC128709978 gene encoding cytochrome P450 4C1-like, which gives rise to MFHTIVQCVLFFVIVYCYRLWQNRRTRVLLGRVPGPSNLPLIGSMYVIPGRDTSRYLKTLIDLAGTFGSPCCIWLGPVPVVIVSTADHARIILTSPATLEKASFYRFTPLQGIFSLPAHKWRAHRKMIQPSFNQSILRNFIPLFEQKAEAMVCGLSEMVENGELFDIYRFTARCTLDMIFATTLGTDMHIQETAACTYLDVLEELFEIVTIRAVNIFLHPQWLYRWTSVYRKEVKALEEFCRPSKTILYEKRTPRTVTTSGNQFGLVDQLQSSTLDNEAVEHELNTIIFAGNETSAMTVANTILLLATHPNVQEKLYQELRVQCGPEVENIGYETLNRLTYMEMVLKESLRLLPIAAVIGRRTSEELDLGGYRLPAGIDIIIDIFDIHRNPAYWGHDADRFRPERFEALQYDRFALLPFSAGSRNCIGLRYAWLSMKTMLLKVLTRYRIETDLKLEDLSTKIALTMKITNGHMVRLKRRQ